Proteins encoded within one genomic window of Companilactobacillus zhachilii:
- a CDS encoding RelA/SpoT family protein: MKKIKDYTPEEVLDICRSYMNEEHVEFVNKSYQFAAYVHKEQKRATGEPYIIHPTQVAEILASLHMDPYTVAAGYLHDVVEDTNVTLGDVKELFGEQVGTIVDGVTKISKYKYHSHQELLAENHRKMLLATAKDLRVIMVKLADRLHNMRTLKALRPDKQRRIANETLEIYAPLADRLGISKIKWELEDLSLHYINPQQYYRIVHLMNSKRDQREAYIAEAIDYIKKNVDALGIKYDIYGRPKHIYSIYKKMRDKHKQFSELYDLLAIRIVVDSVKDCYAVLGSIHSKWKPIPGRFKDYIAVPKANGYQSLHTTIIGPGGQPLEVQIRTFEMHQVAEYGVAAHWAYKEGNFEGANIDDNEQKIDVFREILELQENSDNAADFMKSVKGEIFNDRVYVFTPEGEVIELPKGAVTLDFAYQVHTEVGNHSIGAKINGRMVPLNYQLKNGDIVEMLTNSNSEPSRDWVNVVYTSRARNKIKRYFRTKDREENIVLGRESIENELKNRSLSGKKYLDKKHLEIAMKIFNYTEPDELFNAVGYGELSPINVVHKLVSEDPDRKKEAEKKELEEQVITNTEEKVTQPQSESPKLKKERNNANTSISVQGIDNLLIRLAKCCNPIPGDEIVGYITKGRGLTIHRADCPNVQSEEAKRRFIDVSWDNVTKEKRYTAELDVYAFNRNGLINEVLQVINSNTNTLNNVIGRLDKEKMAIIHVSIGVNNKEHLDNIISKLKNIPNVYEIKRTVA, from the coding sequence ATGAAAAAAATTAAAGATTATACACCAGAAGAAGTTTTAGATATTTGTCGTAGCTATATGAACGAGGAGCACGTCGAATTTGTCAATAAGTCGTATCAGTTTGCGGCTTACGTTCACAAGGAGCAAAAGCGTGCTACTGGCGAGCCATATATTATTCACCCAACTCAAGTAGCAGAAATTTTAGCTTCATTACATATGGACCCTTATACTGTGGCAGCAGGTTATTTACATGATGTCGTTGAAGATACCAACGTGACCCTTGGTGATGTTAAAGAACTTTTTGGTGAACAAGTTGGCACGATTGTCGATGGCGTTACCAAAATCAGTAAATATAAATATCACTCTCATCAAGAACTTTTGGCCGAAAATCACCGGAAGATGTTATTGGCAACCGCCAAGGACTTACGTGTCATCATGGTGAAATTGGCAGACCGATTGCATAATATGAGAACTTTAAAGGCTTTGCGTCCGGATAAACAACGTCGTATCGCCAATGAAACTTTGGAAATTTATGCACCTTTAGCTGATCGTTTAGGTATTAGTAAGATCAAATGGGAATTGGAAGACTTATCTTTGCATTATATCAATCCCCAACAGTATTACCGGATTGTCCACTTGATGAATAGTAAACGTGATCAACGTGAAGCTTATATTGCTGAAGCCATTGATTATATTAAGAAAAATGTTGACGCCCTGGGTATTAAATATGATATTTATGGTCGTCCTAAGCATATTTATTCAATCTATAAGAAAATGCGTGATAAGCATAAGCAATTTTCTGAATTATATGATTTGCTAGCTATTCGTATCGTGGTTGATTCAGTTAAGGATTGTTACGCGGTTTTGGGTTCGATTCACTCTAAGTGGAAGCCAATTCCAGGTCGCTTCAAAGACTATATTGCTGTACCTAAGGCAAATGGGTATCAATCGCTACATACAACAATCATTGGCCCTGGTGGTCAACCACTCGAAGTTCAAATTAGAACATTTGAAATGCATCAAGTTGCTGAATATGGTGTTGCTGCTCACTGGGCTTATAAGGAAGGTAATTTTGAAGGTGCTAACATCGACGATAATGAACAAAAAATCGATGTTTTCCGTGAAATCTTGGAACTTCAAGAAAATTCTGATAATGCCGCTGATTTTATGAAGTCAGTGAAGGGTGAAATTTTCAATGACCGTGTTTATGTATTTACGCCTGAAGGTGAAGTTATCGAGCTACCTAAGGGCGCTGTAACGCTTGATTTCGCTTATCAAGTACATACGGAAGTTGGTAATCATTCGATTGGTGCTAAAATCAATGGCAGAATGGTTCCATTAAACTATCAATTGAAGAATGGCGACATTGTGGAAATGTTGACTAACTCTAACTCAGAGCCAAGTCGTGACTGGGTCAATGTTGTTTATACTTCACGAGCACGTAATAAAATCAAACGTTACTTTAGAACTAAAGATCGTGAAGAAAATATTGTCCTCGGTCGTGAGTCAATTGAAAATGAATTGAAGAATCGTTCTTTGTCAGGTAAAAAATATCTTGATAAGAAACATTTGGAAATTGCTATGAAAATTTTCAACTATACTGAGCCAGATGAATTGTTCAATGCAGTTGGTTATGGTGAACTTTCGCCAATTAACGTCGTTCATAAGTTAGTAAGTGAAGATCCAGACCGCAAAAAAGAAGCTGAGAAAAAAGAGCTTGAAGAACAAGTTATTACTAATACTGAAGAAAAGGTTACACAGCCACAATCTGAGAGTCCTAAACTTAAAAAGGAACGTAATAACGCTAATACTAGTATTTCCGTGCAAGGAATCGATAATTTGCTAATTCGTTTAGCTAAATGTTGTAATCCGATTCCTGGGGATGAAATTGTTGGTTATATTACTAAGGGCCGCGGGTTGACGATTCATCGTGCCGATTGTCCTAATGTCCAAAGTGAAGAAGCAAAGCGTCGATTCATTGACGTTAGTTGGGATAATGTCACAAAAGAGAAGCGTTATACCGCCGAACTTGATGTCTATGCCTTTAATCGTAATGGCCTGATCAACGAAGTACTACAAGTAATCAATTCGAATACTAATACGCTAAATAATGTAATTGGTCGCCTTGATAAAGAAAAGATGGCCATCATTCATGTAAGTATTGGTGTTAATAATAAGGAACATTTGGATAACATTATTTCGAAGTTGAAGAATATACCAAATGTCTATGAAATCAAGAGGACGGTAGCTTAA
- the dtd gene encoding D-aminoacyl-tRNA deacylase has translation MKVVVQRVSQAKVTVDDKILGQIDQGFCLLVAFANEDTDETLEYMARKIANMRVFSDTDDKMNLAINDVDGKILSISQFTLYADTKHGNRPSFTGAGDFATSSKKYDQFNDLLRGYGLTVETGEFGADMQVSLTNDGPVTILMER, from the coding sequence ATGAAAGTTGTAGTACAACGAGTATCTCAAGCTAAAGTGACTGTTGACGACAAAATCCTTGGTCAAATTGATCAAGGATTTTGTTTGTTAGTTGCTTTTGCAAATGAAGATACAGATGAAACACTCGAATATATGGCACGAAAAATTGCAAATATGCGTGTCTTTTCGGATACGGATGATAAAATGAATTTAGCAATAAATGATGTTGATGGAAAGATCTTGTCGATTTCCCAGTTTACACTCTATGCGGATACTAAGCATGGTAACCGACCAAGTTTTACTGGTGCAGGTGATTTTGCGACATCAAGCAAGAAATATGATCAATTCAATGACTTATTGAGAGGGTATGGATTGACCGTTGAAACTGGTGAATTTGGGGCTGATATGCAAGTATCATTGACCAATGATGGACCAGTAACTATTTTAATGGAGAGATAA
- a CDS encoding HAD-IA family hydrolase, giving the protein MKSIVWDFDDTIANSYPGIVSATQKSLRENFGISLSKDTIFKEAKKTSVRKFVTELLKDQDDVAQAVKVFYASYFRYEKEYHDKITLIPHIKNVLQYCDEQHCMQFIVTHRDQSIFPLAKSLGIEHYFKEVISVADGFKRKPDPDMLKYLINKYDLKKEDLWVVGDRKIDIDFGQSVGANTILLNSESVDFGEDYRVSDLLEIEKII; this is encoded by the coding sequence ATGAAAAGTATTGTTTGGGACTTTGATGATACTATTGCTAATAGTTATCCAGGGATTGTCTCAGCGACTCAGAAATCTTTACGCGAAAACTTTGGGATTAGTTTGTCAAAAGATACAATTTTTAAGGAAGCTAAGAAGACTTCTGTGCGGAAGTTTGTGACTGAATTATTAAAAGATCAAGATGATGTAGCACAAGCGGTGAAAGTATTTTATGCCAGTTATTTCAGATATGAAAAAGAGTATCATGACAAGATTACTTTGATTCCACATATTAAAAATGTTTTGCAATATTGTGATGAGCAACATTGCATGCAATTTATCGTTACACATCGTGACCAATCAATTTTTCCTTTGGCAAAGTCTTTAGGGATTGAACACTACTTTAAAGAAGTTATCAGTGTTGCTGACGGTTTCAAGCGAAAGCCTGACCCCGATATGCTGAAGTACTTGATTAATAAATATGACCTGAAGAAAGAGGATCTTTGGGTTGTTGGTGATCGTAAGATTGATATCGATTTCGGTCAGAGTGTTGGTGCTAATACAATATTATTGAATTCTGAATCAGTTGATTTTGGTGAAGATTATCGTGTAAGTGACTTATTGGAAATTGAAAAAATAATTTAA
- a CDS encoding histidine phosphatase family protein, with the protein MKVYLIRHSQPDFKQVDQAGYVGYGRDLTRLTPYGIRVAQKVALNPIFDEMQLLLVSPYTRTMQTAMEFAKKNPNLPTQVELLLHEWRPDLTGRKLTGYPQVKAAFNDYLHNTHHSDMDYETAEQLITRVKSVLDKYKDDYDCIGCVTHGQVIRRMMGLDMHTQIPYCGIYELDYK; encoded by the coding sequence ATGAAAGTATATTTAATACGCCACTCTCAACCAGACTTCAAACAAGTTGACCAAGCGGGTTATGTTGGCTATGGACGTGACTTAACCCGCTTAACTCCATACGGTATTAGGGTCGCCCAAAAAGTTGCTTTAAATCCTATTTTTGACGAAATGCAACTACTTCTAGTCTCTCCTTATACTCGGACCATGCAAACGGCCATGGAATTTGCTAAAAAGAACCCTAATTTACCTACCCAAGTGGAATTGTTACTTCACGAATGGCGTCCCGATCTAACTGGCCGTAAGTTAACTGGTTATCCGCAAGTCAAAGCCGCTTTCAACGACTACCTTCATAATACTCACCATTCAGATATGGATTACGAAACTGCTGAACAATTAATTACACGAGTAAAATCGGTGCTCGATAAATACAAGGATGACTATGACTGCATTGGTTGTGTTACTCACGGACAAGTTATCCGTAGAATGATGGGACTTGATATGCACACACAAATTCCTTATTGTGGTATTTATGAACTAGATTACAAATGA
- a CDS encoding N-acetylmuramoyl-L-alanine amidase, translating into MKKIIQLFIKNRILVAILLLLALSSWSTVALASANAVVVRSDSVNVRIGPGLSYANMGQVKKGDKLAILDEKNKWYQVRLSGDKIGWVASWLIDNTDVSSATNKVGIVKVPNTTVFKSADAGSNVLGTIEQSQKVTIMYQEQDWTQILYNGTAGWVKSSFIQGTQETSGSTVSSNTSSDNDIKKVTVTQPNTKLRIEPDQNGRVVKTAKVGKQFDYLGKDGKWYKVRDSDGSVGYVASWVVTISGTKSAVKSAATNISEATIVIDPGHGGNDSGAESKKNTYEKNFTLAYAKAIKKELEKTGARVVLTRSGDDSKSLGERARLSSKIQADAFISLHFDSSAQENAGSGVTTYYYNKDKDGSLADDLNSQLKNLSIGNRGTAQKDLYVLHYNSQPSVLIELGYINSNTDYKYINSDTYKAEVAKDVANGLKEYFK; encoded by the coding sequence ATGAAAAAGATAATACAACTTTTTATTAAAAACCGGATTCTTGTTGCTATTTTATTATTACTCGCCCTATCGAGTTGGTCCACAGTGGCGTTAGCGAGTGCTAATGCAGTTGTGGTTCGCTCTGACTCCGTAAATGTTCGTATTGGTCCGGGATTGTCTTACGCAAATATGGGCCAAGTAAAAAAAGGTGACAAACTTGCCATCTTGGATGAGAAAAATAAATGGTATCAAGTCAGACTATCCGGAGATAAAATTGGCTGGGTTGCCAGCTGGTTGATTGACAACACTGATGTTAGTTCTGCAACCAATAAAGTTGGAATCGTTAAGGTCCCTAATACAACTGTCTTCAAGAGTGCTGATGCTGGAAGCAATGTTTTAGGTACTATCGAACAATCACAAAAAGTTACGATCATGTATCAAGAACAAGATTGGACACAAATTTTGTACAATGGTACTGCTGGCTGGGTCAAATCCAGTTTCATCCAAGGTACTCAGGAAACTTCTGGTTCAACTGTCTCTTCAAATACTTCCTCTGATAATGACATCAAGAAAGTTACCGTTACTCAACCAAATACCAAATTACGTATCGAGCCTGACCAAAACGGCCGTGTCGTTAAAACAGCTAAGGTCGGTAAACAATTTGATTACTTAGGTAAAGACGGCAAGTGGTATAAAGTTCGTGACTCAGACGGCTCTGTCGGTTATGTTGCCAGTTGGGTCGTTACCATTTCTGGTACTAAGAGCGCTGTTAAGTCAGCAGCCACAAATATTTCCGAGGCTACGATCGTCATTGATCCTGGACACGGTGGCAATGATTCCGGTGCTGAATCTAAAAAGAATACTTACGAAAAGAACTTCACTCTCGCTTATGCTAAAGCTATCAAGAAAGAACTCGAAAAAACTGGTGCACGTGTCGTTCTAACCCGTTCAGGTGATGACAGTAAATCACTCGGTGAAAGAGCTCGTCTATCAAGCAAGATTCAAGCAGATGCATTTATCAGTTTGCATTTTGATTCCAGTGCTCAAGAAAATGCTGGTTCTGGTGTCACAACTTACTATTATAATAAAGACAAAGATGGTTCCCTTGCTGATGACCTAAATAGTCAACTCAAGAATCTTTCCATAGGTAATCGTGGGACAGCTCAAAAAGATCTCTACGTTCTCCATTACAACAGTCAACCATCAGTCTTAATCGAGCTAGGTTATATCAACTCGAACACAGATTATAAGTACATCAATTCCGATACTTACAAAGCTGAAGTTGCTAAAGATGTAGCTAATGGTTTGAAAGAATATTTTAAATAA
- the hisS gene encoding histidine--tRNA ligase — protein MRYQKPKGTMDILPGESQKWQYIESIAQDTFNKYRFSEIRTPIFESYEVFERSSGDTSDIVSKEMYDFKDKGDRHLALRPEGTAGVVRAYVENKLYGPEHIKPYKVWYKGPMFRYERPQSGRQRQFHQIGVEAFGSDSPELDAEIISVGLEFLNRLGIKNLKVALNTLGDPESRAAYHKALVDYFTPFKDQLSDDSKIRLEKNPLRILDSKDANDKKIVANAPSILDYLNEASAQRFEYLKGLLDDLDINYEVDSTMVRGLDYYNHTIFEFMVTDPAFDNKEITVLAGGRYNGLVEELGGPETPGIGFGLGVERLMLLLKDEDLPSANDLDVYLVTIGEKAERASVKILSSLRRAGFCADKDYLQRKIKAQFKTANNLQAKYTVTIGDTELENDTANVKNMATGEQVSVSLENLATELKKIEG, from the coding sequence ATGCGCTATCAAAAACCAAAGGGGACCATGGACATTTTGCCTGGGGAATCCCAAAAGTGGCAATATATTGAATCAATTGCCCAAGATACGTTTAATAAATATCGTTTTTCAGAAATAAGAACGCCAATCTTTGAATCATATGAAGTCTTTGAAAGATCATCAGGTGATACATCTGATATTGTTTCAAAGGAAATGTATGATTTTAAAGATAAGGGTGATAGACATTTAGCTCTTAGACCAGAAGGAACAGCTGGTGTTGTTCGTGCCTATGTTGAAAATAAACTTTATGGACCTGAACACATCAAGCCTTACAAAGTTTGGTACAAGGGACCAATGTTTAGATATGAACGTCCTCAATCAGGTCGTCAACGTCAATTCCATCAAATCGGGGTTGAAGCCTTTGGCTCTGATTCTCCTGAATTAGATGCTGAAATCATTTCAGTTGGTTTGGAATTTTTGAATCGTTTAGGTATCAAGAATTTGAAGGTAGCCTTGAATACATTGGGTGACCCTGAATCACGTGCCGCTTATCATAAAGCTTTGGTTGATTACTTTACACCATTTAAGGACCAATTGAGTGATGATTCGAAGATTCGTCTAGAAAAGAATCCATTACGTATTCTTGATAGTAAAGATGCTAATGACAAGAAAATCGTTGCTAATGCTCCATCAATTTTGGATTACTTGAATGAAGCTTCAGCACAACGTTTTGAATATCTTAAAGGTTTGTTGGATGACTTAGATATTAATTATGAAGTTGATTCAACAATGGTTCGTGGTCTTGACTACTATAACCATACAATCTTTGAATTTATGGTAACTGACCCAGCTTTTGACAATAAAGAAATTACTGTCTTAGCCGGTGGTCGTTACAATGGCTTAGTTGAAGAACTTGGTGGACCAGAAACACCTGGTATTGGCTTTGGACTTGGTGTTGAACGTTTGATGTTGTTACTAAAAGATGAAGATTTGCCAAGTGCTAATGATCTTGATGTTTACTTGGTAACAATTGGTGAAAAAGCTGAACGTGCTTCAGTGAAAATTCTTTCTAGCTTGCGTAGAGCTGGATTCTGTGCGGATAAAGATTATCTACAAAGAAAAATTAAAGCTCAATTCAAGACCGCTAATAACTTACAAGCAAAGTACACTGTAACTATTGGTGACACTGAATTGGAAAATGATACAGCCAATGTCAAGAACATGGCTACTGGTGAACAAGTCAGTGTATCATTGGAGAATTTAGCAACAGAATTGAAAAAAATCGAGGGATAA
- the aspS gene encoding aspartate--tRNA ligase, whose amino-acid sequence MEERTDYCGNITEEYVGKKVSLDGWVQRRRDLGGLIFVDLRDYKGIVQLVFNTDNQAALDIAEDLRSEYVINVIGTVRLRGEGATNDDMKTGKVEVVVEKVEILNKSLTPPFEIKDGIDSSEETKLKYRYLDLRRPEMQKAIRTRAQIKHSVNEYLYDNGFIDIETPNLTPSTPEGARDYLVPSRVYPGRFFALPQSPQLFKQLLMVGGFDRYFQLAHCFRDEDLRGDRQPEFTQIDIETSFMSKEEIQTVTEGLIARVMKDEKGIEVKTPFPRIDWDDAMDRYGSDKPDVRFGMELQNLNDVFQDSEFKVFKGTIDNGGQVKAIVVKGGADKYSRKNIEAYQEYIKRFGAKGLAWTKFNDNELAGGVAKFIKPQEAALVERLGLENDDLLLFVADNKKVVADSLGYLRKAIAKEQHLYDPNEFAFIWVVNWPLFEYDEGIQRWTAAHHPFTMPNEEDVYYLNEGEDPHKAYAQSYDIVLNGYELGGGSIRIHDYKIQEKMLRALDFTKEKAYEQFGFLLDALQYGCPPHGGLAIGLDRFAMLLSGKDNIRDVIAFPKNSNATEPMTHAPLEVAKQQLDDLGIEISKKD is encoded by the coding sequence ATGGAAGAAAGAACAGATTATTGTGGCAACATTACTGAAGAGTATGTTGGTAAAAAAGTTTCTTTAGATGGTTGGGTTCAACGACGTCGTGACTTAGGTGGTTTGATTTTCGTTGATCTTAGAGATTATAAAGGTATCGTACAATTAGTATTTAATACTGATAATCAAGCCGCACTTGATATTGCGGAAGACCTTAGATCAGAATATGTAATTAACGTTATCGGTACTGTTAGACTTCGTGGTGAGGGTGCTACTAACGATGACATGAAGACTGGTAAAGTTGAAGTTGTCGTTGAAAAAGTTGAGATTCTTAACAAATCTTTGACACCACCATTTGAAATTAAAGATGGTATTGATTCATCAGAAGAAACTAAATTAAAGTATCGTTACCTTGATTTACGTAGACCTGAAATGCAAAAAGCTATCAGAACTCGTGCTCAAATCAAGCATTCAGTTAACGAATATCTTTATGATAACGGCTTTATTGATATTGAAACCCCTAATTTGACACCATCAACACCAGAAGGTGCTCGTGATTACCTTGTTCCTTCACGTGTCTATCCAGGACGTTTCTTTGCTCTTCCACAATCACCACAATTGTTCAAGCAATTGTTGATGGTTGGTGGATTCGACCGTTATTTCCAACTAGCACACTGTTTCCGTGATGAAGACCTTCGTGGAGACCGTCAACCTGAATTTACACAAATTGATATTGAAACAAGTTTCATGAGCAAAGAAGAAATTCAAACCGTTACTGAAGGTCTTATTGCTCGTGTTATGAAGGACGAAAAGGGTATTGAAGTTAAAACACCATTCCCAAGAATCGACTGGGATGACGCTATGGATCGTTATGGTTCAGATAAGCCTGATGTTCGTTTCGGTATGGAATTACAAAACTTAAACGACGTCTTCCAAGATAGTGAATTCAAAGTTTTCAAGGGAACAATTGATAACGGCGGTCAAGTTAAAGCTATCGTTGTTAAAGGTGGCGCTGACAAGTATTCACGTAAGAACATTGAAGCTTACCAAGAATATATCAAACGTTTTGGCGCTAAAGGCTTGGCATGGACTAAGTTCAATGACAATGAATTAGCTGGTGGTGTTGCTAAATTTATCAAGCCCCAAGAAGCTGCTTTGGTTGAACGTCTTGGCCTTGAAAATGATGACCTATTATTATTTGTCGCTGATAACAAGAAAGTTGTTGCTGACTCATTAGGGTACTTGAGAAAAGCTATTGCTAAAGAACAACATCTTTATGATCCTAATGAATTTGCCTTCATCTGGGTTGTTAACTGGCCATTGTTTGAGTACGATGAGGGTATCCAACGTTGGACTGCTGCTCACCATCCATTCACAATGCCAAATGAAGAAGATGTTTACTATCTAAATGAAGGTGAAGATCCTCATAAAGCTTATGCTCAAAGTTATGATATCGTTCTTAACGGTTATGAACTTGGTGGTGGCTCGATTCGTATCCATGATTACAAGATTCAAGAAAAAATGTTGCGTGCGCTAGACTTTACTAAAGAAAAAGCCTACGAACAATTTGGTTTCCTATTGGATGCCTTACAATATGGTTGTCCTCCACATGGTGGCTTGGCTATTGGTTTGGATCGTTTTGCAATGCTTCTTTCTGGAAAAGATAACATTCGTGACGTTATTGCTTTCCCTAAGAACTCAAACGCTACAGAACCAATGACACATGCTCCACTTGAGGTTGCTAAACAACAACTTGATGATTTGGGAATTGAGATTAGTAAGAAAGATTAA
- a CDS encoding helix-turn-helix domain-containing protein, translated as MSETIGQRIQMKRIEKNMTQAQVAEKLYVTQQTVARWESDKHNPPIKAIQDLSNLFDVNTSYFFAEDEVIVRKFNFFAFLGSLIVNFLFFEFVAIALITIQIAFWGTVGACLISPGVVVWQTITKVRALTILRMASSLILCLISVVVIPIFWKLTKYIWKILQAYYRYNINSIVYEVIPKKENSEK; from the coding sequence ATGTCGGAAACAATAGGTCAACGTATTCAAATGAAACGGATTGAGAAGAATATGACTCAAGCTCAGGTTGCGGAAAAATTATATGTTACACAGCAAACCGTTGCACGCTGGGAAAGTGATAAGCATAATCCTCCCATTAAGGCGATTCAAGATTTGAGCAATTTGTTTGATGTCAATACTTCGTATTTTTTTGCGGAAGATGAAGTTATCGTACGTAAGTTTAATTTCTTTGCCTTTTTAGGTAGTTTGATAGTGAACTTTTTGTTTTTTGAGTTTGTAGCTATTGCTTTAATTACGATACAAATTGCTTTTTGGGGAACAGTAGGTGCTTGCTTAATATCTCCAGGAGTTGTTGTTTGGCAAACAATCACCAAAGTAAGGGCACTCACAATATTACGGATGGCTAGCAGTCTCATTCTTTGCTTAATTTCGGTGGTAGTAATCCCTATTTTTTGGAAATTAACTAAATATATCTGGAAAATATTACAAGCATATTATCGATATAATATTAATTCGATTGTATATGAAGTAATACCTAAAAAAGAAAATAGCGAAAAATGA
- a CDS encoding ABC transporter ATP-binding protein: MDDAIIEADSVSKSFSLGKNKSIDILKDISFTAYSNEFLSIIGPSGSGKSTLLKCVSGLLEPTTGLVKVNALNPYLLSPAKIAKMRRTEIGFIFQSYNLVPALPVLENIVLPLRLSGKKISNSKVEVLLNSMNFSADLGSFVNTLSGGEQQKVAIARVLVTNAKIIFADEPTGAVDESSKELIFNILRKLADNGACVVMVTHDIDLASKTDRALILKDGKLVKVLNKPDTTGLLEMIEKG; the protein is encoded by the coding sequence ATGGACGATGCGATTATAGAAGCTGATAGTGTTTCAAAAAGTTTTAGTTTAGGTAAAAATAAATCCATTGATATTTTAAAAGATATATCTTTTACCGCCTATTCAAACGAATTTTTGAGTATTATTGGTCCTTCAGGTAGTGGTAAGTCAACTCTCTTGAAATGTGTATCGGGCCTTTTGGAACCAACAACCGGTTTGGTAAAAGTAAATGCATTAAATCCTTATCTTTTGTCACCAGCTAAGATTGCTAAAATGAGACGGACGGAAATTGGCTTTATTTTCCAGTCTTATAATTTAGTGCCAGCATTACCTGTTTTAGAGAATATTGTCTTGCCACTTCGCTTATCAGGTAAGAAGATCAGTAATTCTAAAGTTGAAGTGCTATTAAATAGTATGAATTTTTCGGCAGATTTGGGTAGCTTCGTCAATACATTGTCTGGAGGTGAGCAACAGAAAGTGGCTATCGCTAGGGTATTGGTGACAAATGCCAAAATTATTTTTGCGGATGAACCTACAGGAGCGGTTGATGAAAGTTCAAAAGAATTGATTTTTAACATTTTGAGGAAACTTGCTGACAATGGGGCCTGCGTCGTTATGGTTACTCATGATATTGATTTGGCATCAAAAACTGATAGAGCTCTTATTTTAAAAGACGGAAAATTGGTCAAAGTTTTAAATAAACCAGATACAACAGGACTTTTGGAAATGATAGAGAAAGGGTGA
- a CDS encoding FtsX-like permease family protein has product MILFGAAGFVIGFTMIGVGSSISAKVNYGNYNPVVLFTTPVIFGLITLILIISGITRLLINKFKSNYKLWSILGADSTQLAMLIGVQMGLMGMIGGPFGYFLAYPVVKKFYYWVRTNPGMTKFPMIDMKMQLSSLIITMVVLGLTVGILGLISARKIFSNIRHGHVLIKRVLLVLTWIWITAVYSGTIYVYSLFLRNLEVSWNYLEVLH; this is encoded by the coding sequence TTGATATTATTTGGGGCTGCAGGATTTGTGATTGGTTTTACCATGATTGGAGTGGGTTCTTCAATTAGTGCCAAAGTTAATTATGGAAATTACAATCCGGTAGTTCTTTTTACCACACCGGTAATTTTTGGATTAATAACGCTAATCTTAATAATTAGTGGAATTACTAGGCTGTTGATAAATAAGTTCAAAAGCAACTATAAGTTGTGGTCGATACTAGGAGCTGACTCAACGCAACTTGCTATGTTGATTGGTGTTCAAATGGGATTAATGGGAATGATTGGAGGGCCCTTTGGTTATTTTTTAGCATACCCGGTTGTTAAGAAATTTTATTATTGGGTGCGAACAAATCCCGGAATGACTAAATTCCCAATGATTGATATGAAAATGCAGTTGAGTTCTTTGATAATAACGATGGTTGTTTTGGGTCTCACGGTTGGTATTTTAGGATTAATCAGTGCAAGAAAGATCTTCTCTAATATTAGACACGGACATGTATTAATAAAAAGAGTCTTGTTAGTTTTAACTTGGATTTGGATAACCGCTGTTTATAGCGGAACGATTTATGTATACAGTCTTTTTTTAAGGAACCTAGAAGTCTCATGGAATTATTTAGAAGTCCTACATTAG
- the msrB gene encoding peptide-methionine (R)-S-oxide reductase MsrB, producing MSEEYKKDLSKLTDEEYQVTQNAATERPFSGKYDDFYKKGIYVDIASGEPLFSSAKKYDAGCGWPSFTEPIAKLKEHRDSSFGMERTEVTSKAAGSHLGHVFTDGPLDQGGLRYCINSASLKFIPYEEMDKKGYADYKKYVEDGDAE from the coding sequence ATGTCAGAAGAGTATAAAAAGGATTTGAGTAAATTAACTGATGAAGAATATCAGGTAACTCAAAATGCTGCCACGGAACGTCCTTTTAGTGGAAAATATGATGACTTTTACAAAAAGGGTATCTACGTTGACATTGCCAGTGGTGAACCGTTGTTTTCATCGGCCAAGAAATACGATGCTGGCTGTGGTTGGCCTTCTTTTACAGAACCAATTGCCAAGCTAAAAGAACATCGTGACAGTTCGTTTGGTATGGAACGGACTGAAGTTACTAGCAAAGCTGCTGGCTCTCATTTGGGTCATGTTTTTACTGATGGTCCGCTAGATCAAGGCGGCTTGCGTTATTGCATTAATTCGGCATCTTTGAAATTTATCCCATATGAAGAAATGGATAAAAAGGGGTATGCTGACTATAAGAAATATGTTGAAGATGGAGATGCTGAATAA